A region from the Musa acuminata AAA Group cultivar baxijiao chromosome BXJ1-10, Cavendish_Baxijiao_AAA, whole genome shotgun sequence genome encodes:
- the LOC135595334 gene encoding protein CCA1-like isoform X1: MEGNSSGEDVVVVKTRKPYTITKQRERWTEEEHNRFLEALKLYGRAWQRIEEHIGTKTAVQIRSHAQKFFTKLEKEALEKGIPPGQAHDIDIPPPRPKRKPSSPYPRKSTGGSLAPSGEAIYGKQVQSMSLLGMNKVMGIGGDALQEKYTAMQKLQSKEISEDAGSSEVLSVCQDDLSASFSSANNSSSNHGKYMEFLPTREKIDGKIAINKYSAPNEVDQELDRSSKFFVDHEMEGVNLTLEEGASTSKNTVEGNQTHLKNPPLHIVDRDGEKSMQTEDSDGQNCSAVTGQVGGHANANPSMNPVISAMPFQNIPTIGSMHHPFPALSAFTHFHSSQDAYSSSLNISSTFPSLIVSTLLQNPAVHAAASLAASFWPAAGLETSLQSAPEIFAGEIPEQQMHPTPSLEAIAAATVAAAAAWWACQGLLPWFPPLTGFAFAPPTAAAVPSVDIARVQEAHGGTKDKPLKEDQQLGNQNQIKAQKPQHHSSKSSSLSSSDSDQSGRSKNSNDLKATGSDKFKPLALSGLQDLEKAMNNKKQDRSSCGSNTPSGSEVETDAIEKNHEKTNDEAKEVYFSNFSACETNHRRLRSSGSMNESWKEVSEEGRLAFQALFKREVLPQSFSPPQTEAAATVMNKEETTKLPIDFNKNVHHPTDLNHLHDDAKEEMCMRSNDSIIQGKLKIRRTGFKPYKRCSVEARENRAAAVEEAGSKRIRLQGEALT, from the exons ATGGAAGGGAACTCTTCTGGAGAAGATGTGGTTGTCGTGAAG ACGAGAAAGCCATACACAATTACAAAGCAAAGGGAGCGGTGGACTGAGGAGGAGCACAACCGATTTCTTGAAGCTCTGAAGCTGTATGGGAGGGCCTGGCAGCGCATCGAAG AGCATATTGGTACGAAGACAGCTGTGCAAATCAGGAGCCATGCACAAAAGTTCTTTACTAAG CTTGAAAAGGAAGCTCTTGAGAAAGGTATTCCCCCAGGACAAGCTCATGACATAGATATCCCTCCTCCTAGACCTAAAAGGAAACCGAGTAGTCCATATCCACGGAAGTCCACTGGAGGTTCTCTTGCTCCTTCTGGGGAAGCAATATATGGGAAACAAGTACAATCAATGTCACTTCTTGGCATGAATAAAGTAATGGGCATTGGTGGTGATGCACTGCAAGAG AAATACACagcaatgcaaaagttgcaaagtAAAGAGATTTCAGAAGATGCTGGTTCCTCAGAAGTTCTTAGTGTCTGTCAAGATGATTTGTCTGCTTCCTTCTCTTCTGCAAACAACAGCTCCTCCAATCATGGCAAATACATGGAATTCTTGCCCACAAGGGAGAAAATAGACGGGAAGATTGCAATTAATAAATACTCAGCACCTAATGAAGTGGACCAGGAGCTAGATAGAAGTAGCAAATTCTTTGTAGATCATGAAATGGAAGGAGTCAATTTGACCCTAGAAGAAGGTGCAAGTACATCAAAGAATACTGTGGAAGGCAATCAAACACACCTAAAGAATCCTCCTCTCCATATTGTCGATAGAGATGGTGAAAAAAGCATGCAGACTGAAGATTCAGATGGTCAGAACTGTAGTGCAGTAACTGGGCAAGTAGGAGGGCATGCAAATGCTAACCCATCCATGAACCCTGTAATTTCTGCAATGCCGTTCCAGAACATACCAACAATTGGTTCCATGCATCATCCATTTCCAGCCCTCTCAGCCTTTACCCACTTCCACAGCAGTCAAGATGCTTATAGTTCATCCCTAAACATCTCATCCACATTTCCGAGTCTCATTGTTTCTACCTTACTACAAAATCCAGCAGTTCATGCTGCAGCCAGTCTGGCAGCATCATTCTGGCCAGCTGCGGGGCTGGAAACCTCTCTTCAGTCAGCCCCAGAAATATTTGCTGGGGAAATTCCAGAACAGCAGATGCACCCAACTCCAAGCTTGGAGGCCATTGCTGCTGCTACAGTTGCAGCTGCAGCTGCATGGTGGGCATGTCAGGGTCTCTTGCCATGGTTCCCTCCTCTTACTGGTTTTGCATTTGCTCCTCCAACCGCAGCCGCTGTCCCCTCGGTAGACATCGCCCGAGTTCAAGAAGCACATGGTGGCACTAAGGATAAACCTTTGAAAGAAGATCAGCAACTTGGAAATCAAAATCAGATCAAGGCTCAAAAACCTCAACATCACTCTTctaaatcatcatcattatcatcgtcAGACTCAGATCAAAGTGGAAGAAGTAAAAACTCAAACGATCTGAAAGCCACTGGATCTGACAAGTTCAAGCCATTAGCTCTTAGTGGCTTACAGGATTTAGAGAAGGCAATGAATAATAAGAAACAGGATCGTTCTTCTTGCGGATCAAACACACCATCCGGCAGTGAAGTGGAGACAGATGCTATAGAGAAGAATCATGAGAAAACCAATGATGAGGCTAAAGAAGTCTATTTCAGTAATTTTTCAGCTTGTGAGACCAACCATCGCAGGCTCAGAAGCAGTGGAAGCATGAATGAATCGTGGAAGGAGGTCTCCGAAGAG GGTCGACTTGCCTTCCAAGCACTGTTCAAGAGAGAGGTACTTCCACAAAGTTTTTCTCCTCCACAAACTGAAGCAGCAGCAACTGTGATGAATAAGGAGGAAACCACTAAATTGCCAATCGATTTTAACAAGAATGTGCACCATCCAACCGACCTTAACCATCTTCATGATGACGCAAAGGAAGAGATGTGCATGCGAAGCAACGACAGCATAATACAGGGAAAGCTCAAGATTCGTCGAACAGGATTTAAGCCTTACAAGAGGTGTTCGGTAGAAGCTAGGGAGAACAGGGCAGCAGCAGTAGAAGAAGCTGGTAGCAAGAGGATACGTCTGCAAGGGGAAGCTTTGACCTGA
- the LOC135595334 gene encoding protein CCA1-like isoform X2 codes for MSLLGMNKVMGIGGDALQEKYTAMQKLQSKEISEDAGSSEVLSVCQDDLSASFSSANNSSSNHGKYMEFLPTREKIDGKIAINKYSAPNEVDQELDRSSKFFVDHEMEGVNLTLEEGASTSKNTVEGNQTHLKNPPLHIVDRDGEKSMQTEDSDGQNCSAVTGQVGGHANANPSMNPVISAMPFQNIPTIGSMHHPFPALSAFTHFHSSQDAYSSSLNISSTFPSLIVSTLLQNPAVHAAASLAASFWPAAGLETSLQSAPEIFAGEIPEQQMHPTPSLEAIAAATVAAAAAWWACQGLLPWFPPLTGFAFAPPTAAAVPSVDIARVQEAHGGTKDKPLKEDQQLGNQNQIKAQKPQHHSSKSSSLSSSDSDQSGRSKNSNDLKATGSDKFKPLALSGLQDLEKAMNNKKQDRSSCGSNTPSGSEVETDAIEKNHEKTNDEAKEVYFSNFSACETNHRRLRSSGSMNESWKEVSEEGRLAFQALFKREVLPQSFSPPQTEAAATVMNKEETTKLPIDFNKNVHHPTDLNHLHDDAKEEMCMRSNDSIIQGKLKIRRTGFKPYKRCSVEARENRAAAVEEAGSKRIRLQGEALT; via the exons ATGTCACTTCTTGGCATGAATAAAGTAATGGGCATTGGTGGTGATGCACTGCAAGAG AAATACACagcaatgcaaaagttgcaaagtAAAGAGATTTCAGAAGATGCTGGTTCCTCAGAAGTTCTTAGTGTCTGTCAAGATGATTTGTCTGCTTCCTTCTCTTCTGCAAACAACAGCTCCTCCAATCATGGCAAATACATGGAATTCTTGCCCACAAGGGAGAAAATAGACGGGAAGATTGCAATTAATAAATACTCAGCACCTAATGAAGTGGACCAGGAGCTAGATAGAAGTAGCAAATTCTTTGTAGATCATGAAATGGAAGGAGTCAATTTGACCCTAGAAGAAGGTGCAAGTACATCAAAGAATACTGTGGAAGGCAATCAAACACACCTAAAGAATCCTCCTCTCCATATTGTCGATAGAGATGGTGAAAAAAGCATGCAGACTGAAGATTCAGATGGTCAGAACTGTAGTGCAGTAACTGGGCAAGTAGGAGGGCATGCAAATGCTAACCCATCCATGAACCCTGTAATTTCTGCAATGCCGTTCCAGAACATACCAACAATTGGTTCCATGCATCATCCATTTCCAGCCCTCTCAGCCTTTACCCACTTCCACAGCAGTCAAGATGCTTATAGTTCATCCCTAAACATCTCATCCACATTTCCGAGTCTCATTGTTTCTACCTTACTACAAAATCCAGCAGTTCATGCTGCAGCCAGTCTGGCAGCATCATTCTGGCCAGCTGCGGGGCTGGAAACCTCTCTTCAGTCAGCCCCAGAAATATTTGCTGGGGAAATTCCAGAACAGCAGATGCACCCAACTCCAAGCTTGGAGGCCATTGCTGCTGCTACAGTTGCAGCTGCAGCTGCATGGTGGGCATGTCAGGGTCTCTTGCCATGGTTCCCTCCTCTTACTGGTTTTGCATTTGCTCCTCCAACCGCAGCCGCTGTCCCCTCGGTAGACATCGCCCGAGTTCAAGAAGCACATGGTGGCACTAAGGATAAACCTTTGAAAGAAGATCAGCAACTTGGAAATCAAAATCAGATCAAGGCTCAAAAACCTCAACATCACTCTTctaaatcatcatcattatcatcgtcAGACTCAGATCAAAGTGGAAGAAGTAAAAACTCAAACGATCTGAAAGCCACTGGATCTGACAAGTTCAAGCCATTAGCTCTTAGTGGCTTACAGGATTTAGAGAAGGCAATGAATAATAAGAAACAGGATCGTTCTTCTTGCGGATCAAACACACCATCCGGCAGTGAAGTGGAGACAGATGCTATAGAGAAGAATCATGAGAAAACCAATGATGAGGCTAAAGAAGTCTATTTCAGTAATTTTTCAGCTTGTGAGACCAACCATCGCAGGCTCAGAAGCAGTGGAAGCATGAATGAATCGTGGAAGGAGGTCTCCGAAGAG GGTCGACTTGCCTTCCAAGCACTGTTCAAGAGAGAGGTACTTCCACAAAGTTTTTCTCCTCCACAAACTGAAGCAGCAGCAACTGTGATGAATAAGGAGGAAACCACTAAATTGCCAATCGATTTTAACAAGAATGTGCACCATCCAACCGACCTTAACCATCTTCATGATGACGCAAAGGAAGAGATGTGCATGCGAAGCAACGACAGCATAATACAGGGAAAGCTCAAGATTCGTCGAACAGGATTTAAGCCTTACAAGAGGTGTTCGGTAGAAGCTAGGGAGAACAGGGCAGCAGCAGTAGAAGAAGCTGGTAGCAAGAGGATACGTCTGCAAGGGGAAGCTTTGACCTGA
- the LOC135595335 gene encoding brassinosteroid-responsive RING protein 1-like, with translation MFSQSLSIPGEGSIRSALRFLRTPKKERDHMGCSSLSLCLSALSVTFIEAYYLPPPTHSFSFHKPPLPPAIPLHQLAHSSMGFPSVCYTVILPRPVAFVVNLLDRIKLAVSMALFYLGLATSYEDYFAFPLQLPDLPSPLSLPSPPSAIKTRLPVVRFSTLRPSSHHGGEAICAVCLGALEAKHEVRELGNCSHAFHKACIDKWVDIGQLTCPLCRAQLLPNGSEEEEEEQEEEEEEDDAAFADPSRG, from the exons ATGTTCAG TCAAAGTTTGTCCATCCCTGGGGAAGGCAGCATTCGCTCAGCCCTCCGATTCCTTCGTACTCCCAAAAAAGAGAGAGATCACATGGGGTGTTCATCtctttctctctgtctctctgctCTCTCTGTCACATTTATAGAGGCCTACTATCTCCCTCCACCAACCCATTCATTTTCCTTCCATAAACCACCGTTACCACCTGCAATTCCTCTTCATCAGCTCGCTCACTCATCCATGGGCTTCCCCTCCGTCTGCTACACCGTCATCCTGCCGCGACCGGTCGCCTTCGTCGTCAACCTCCTCGACCGCATCAAGCTCGCCGTCTCCATGGCCCTCTTCTACCTCGGCCTCGCGACGTCCTACGAGGACTACTTCGCCTTCCCCCTGCAGCTCCCCGACCTGCCCTCCCCCCTCTCGCTTCCCTCTCCGCCTTCCGCCATCAAGACCAGGCTCCCCGTCGTCAGGTTCTCCACCCTCCGCCCCAGCTCACACCACGGCGGCGAAGCCATCTGCGCCGTCTGCCTCGGCGCCTTGGAGGCTAAGCACGAGGTCAGGGAGCTCGGCAACTGCTCCCATGCCTTCCACAAGGCCTGCATCGACAAGTGGGTGGACATTGGCCAGCTCACCTGCCCTCTGTGCCGAGCTCAGCTGTTGCCCAACggaagcgaggaggaggaggaggagcaggaggaggaggaggaggaggacgatgcCGCGTTTGCTGATCCTTCCCGAGGTTGA
- the LOC135595337 gene encoding agamous-like MADS-box protein AGL19 isoform X2: protein MVRGKTEVRRIENAASRQVTFSKRRNGLLKKAYELSVLCDAEVALIVFSSRGKLWEFCSSSSIEKTMDRYLMQTKDVNTKHSAMTQEMKDLMSEATNMTKKIELIEAHKRKLLGETLETCSAAELHELGNQLEESLRQIRKRKQCLLAEQIAELREKEKSLLKENKLLHEKFKGGNMLRLNAAEVQSMEVNTQLMIGRPATL, encoded by the exons atggtgagGGGCAAGACGGAGGTGAGGCGGATAGAGAACGCGGCCAGCCGGCAGGTGACCTTCTCCAAGCGCCGCAACGGCCTCCTCAAGAAGGCATACGAGCTGTCCGTCCTGTGTGACGCCGAGGTGGCCCTCATCGTCTTCTCCAGCCGCGGCAAGCTCTGGGAGTTCTGCAGCTCCTCCAG CATCGAAAAGACGATGGATCGCTACTTGATGCAAACAAAGGATGTGAATACCAAACACAGCGCAATGACCCAAGAGATGAAG GATCTGATGTCTGAGGCCACTAATATGACAAAGAAGATTGAACTTATTGAAGCCCATAAAAG GAAGCTCCTTGGTGAAACTTTGGAAACTTGTTCAGCAGCAGAACTGCATGAACTAGGGAATCAGCTGGAGGAGAGCCTGAGACAAATTAGGAAGAGAAAA CAATGCCTCCTAGCCGAGCAAATCGCAGAGCTCAGAGAGAAG GAGAAGAGCCTTTTAAAGGAGAATAAATTATTACATGAAAAG TTCAAGGGAGGAAATATGCTACGATTAAATGCAGCAGAGGTTCAAAGCATGGAGGTAAACACACAGCTGATGATTGGGAGGCCAGCAACTCTCTGA
- the LOC135595337 gene encoding agamous-like MADS-box protein AGL19 isoform X1 → MVRGKTEVRRIENAASRQVTFSKRRNGLLKKAYELSVLCDAEVALIVFSSRGKLWEFCSSSSIEKTMDRYLMQTKDVNTKHSAMTQEMKDLMSEATNMTKKIELIEAHKRKLLGETLETCSAAELHELGNQLEESLRQIRKRKQCLLAEQIAELREKDLCCFMYETQEKSLLKENKLLHEKFKGGNMLRLNAAEVQSMEVNTQLMIGRPATL, encoded by the exons atggtgagGGGCAAGACGGAGGTGAGGCGGATAGAGAACGCGGCCAGCCGGCAGGTGACCTTCTCCAAGCGCCGCAACGGCCTCCTCAAGAAGGCATACGAGCTGTCCGTCCTGTGTGACGCCGAGGTGGCCCTCATCGTCTTCTCCAGCCGCGGCAAGCTCTGGGAGTTCTGCAGCTCCTCCAG CATCGAAAAGACGATGGATCGCTACTTGATGCAAACAAAGGATGTGAATACCAAACACAGCGCAATGACCCAAGAGATGAAG GATCTGATGTCTGAGGCCACTAATATGACAAAGAAGATTGAACTTATTGAAGCCCATAAAAG GAAGCTCCTTGGTGAAACTTTGGAAACTTGTTCAGCAGCAGAACTGCATGAACTAGGGAATCAGCTGGAGGAGAGCCTGAGACAAATTAGGAAGAGAAAA CAATGCCTCCTAGCCGAGCAAATCGCAGAGCTCAGAGAGAAG GATCTCTGTTGTTTTATGTATGAAACCCAGGAGAAGAGCCTTTTAAAGGAGAATAAATTATTACATGAAAAG TTCAAGGGAGGAAATATGCTACGATTAAATGCAGCAGAGGTTCAAAGCATGGAGGTAAACACACAGCTGATGATTGGGAGGCCAGCAACTCTCTGA
- the LOC135594929 gene encoding putative expansin-A30: MASSSSSSLLCNLGLVVLAMAIARAGAVFRPTPWSMAHATFYGDESASETMGGACGYGNLFSTGYGTNTAALSSVLFKDGFGCGSCYQIRCSGASACYRGSPIITVTATNLCPPNWAQPSDNGGWCNPPRVHFDMSKPAFMKIADWHAGIVPVMYRRVPCPVRGGIRFLLQGNGYWLLAFVTNVGGGGDVARMWVKGSNTGWISMSQNWGASYQAFSSLGGQSLSFKIMSYTTRNTIIASDVAPSNWNVGLTYEATVNFH, encoded by the exons ATggcttcgtcgtcgtcgtcgtcgctccTGTGCAATCTCGGGTTAGTGGTGCTGGCAATGGCGATAGCCAGAGCTGGCGCCGTGTTTCGCCCCACGCCATGGTCGATGGCCCACGCCACCTTCTACGGCGACGAGTCTGCGTCAGAAACCATGG GTGGAGCTTGCGGATATGGCAACCTGTTCAGCACGGGATACGGCACGAACACCGCGGCACTGAGCTCGGTGCTGTTCAAGGACGGATTTGGCTGCGGAAGCTGCTACCAGATACGCTGCTCCGGCGCCTCCGCGTGCTACAGGGGTTCCCCGATCATCACCGTGACAGCCACCAACCTCTGCCCCCCAAACTGGGCTCAGCCCTCCGACAACGGTGGGTGGTGCAACCCCCCGAGAGTGCACTTCGACATGTCGAAGCCGGCGTTCATGAAGATCGCCGACTGGCATGCCGGTATCGTGCCGGTCATGTACCGTAG GGTTCCTTGCCCGGTTCGCGGCGGAATCCGGTTCCTGCTGCAGGGGAACGGGTACTGGCTGCTGGCCTTCGTGACGAACGTGGGAGGCGGAGGAGACGTCGCCAGGATGTGGGTGAAGGGAAGCAACACGGGGTGGATCAGCATGAGCCAGAACTGGGGTGCTTCCTACCAGGCCTTCTCGAGCCTGGGAGGGCAATCCCTTTCCTTCAAGATCATGTCCTACACCACGAGAAATACCATCATCGCGTCCGACGTCGCTCCTTCGAACTGGAACGTGGGGTTAACCTACGAGGCAACCGTAAACTTCCATTGA
- the LOC135594746 gene encoding brassinosteroid-responsive RING protein 1-like: MGFPFGYPELPRLLIHLLFLLLHLRRLINLVFHSLGLSSLLGSETQWNDSDIHSYHHQTSLYSLPAKLIQESLPVVQFKDLLAAHRGRHCFPESCAVCLYELEGADEVRLMSNCRHVFHRRCVDRWLDHGQCTCPMCRAPFFREEVGISDASFSYDEDRHYINY, from the coding sequence ATGGGGTTCCCATTTGGCTACCCCGAGCTCCCGAGGCTCCTCATCCACCTGCTCTTCCTCTTACTCCACCTGAGAAGGCTTATCAACCTGGTCTTCCACTCTCTTGGCCTCAGCAGCCTCCTGGGGTCCGAAACCCAGTGGAATGACTCAGACATCCACAGCTACCACCACCAAACAAGCCTTTACTCGCTTCCGGCCAAGTTGATCCAGGAGAGCTTGCCAGTCGTCCAGTTCAAGGACCTACTCGCCGCGCATCGCGGCCGCCACTGCTTTCCCGAGAGCTGCGCCGTGTGCCTCTATGAGCTTGAGGGCGCCGACGAGGTCCGGCTGATGAGCAATTGCCGCCACGTCTTCCACCGGCGGTGCGTCGACCGGTGGTTGGATCACGGACAGTGCACCTGCCCCATGTGCCGAGCTCCCTTCTTCCGCGAGGAGGTCGGCATTTCTGACGCCTCTTTCTCATATGACGAAGACCGCCACTACATCAACTACTAA
- the LOC135595338 gene encoding uncharacterized protein LOC135595338 isoform X4: MGEGLFFFIWLKLIKKKHNSSVSSVEWHPNNILLATAYTDDKCRVFSTFIKDLDSRTRACPCMDPPRRKETRDDGDGTPRFCTHLEEIEQHHVSFNLVHVPCRAELLSIQRTYHIFDCDDSQVTRTTAPSKCLYVPEKPKDL; encoded by the exons GATTATTCTTTTTCATTTGGTTAAAGCTTATCAAGAAGAAGCATAATTCTTCTGTTTCAAGTGTTGAATGGCATCCTAACAAT ATTCTTCTTGCAACAGCATATACTGATGATAAATGTCgggttttctccactttcatcaaagaTTTAGATTCACG CACAAGAGCCTGCCCGTGCATGGACCCTCCACGAAGGAAAGAAACACGCGACGACGGTGATGGAACGCCAAGATTCTGCACCCACTTGGAAGAGATAGAGCAGCATCATGTGTCCTTTAACCTGGTGCATGTACCTTGCAGAGCCGAGCTTTTAAGCATACAGCGGACTTATCACATCTTTGATTGTGATGACTCACAAGTCACCAGAACTACTGCTCCTTCCAAGTGCTTGTATGTGCCCGAAAAACCAAAGGATCTGTAA